A single window of Phaenicophaeus curvirostris isolate KB17595 chromosome 24, BPBGC_Pcur_1.0, whole genome shotgun sequence DNA harbors:
- the CCND3 gene encoding G1/S-specific cyclin-D3: MELLCMEAVPRVPRAGPDPQLLGDRRVLQNLLSQEERYSPRAYYFQCVQQEIKPYMRKMLAFWMLEVCEEQKCEEEVFPLAMNYVDRYLSSVRIRRNQLQLLGAVCMLLASKLRETMPLTVEKLCFYTDNSITPQQLLDWEVLVLEKLKWDLVSVTANDFLLHILHRLLLPKDKMELVKKHAQTFIALCATEYTFVMYPPSMIATGSIGAAIHGLTISINSFTGEAITELLASITGTEVDCLKACQEQIEATLAESLKQASQTQPEYSTTKTAAYPASQPTSTPTDVTDIDL; the protein is encoded by the exons ATGGAGCTGCTGTGCATGGAAGCCGTGCCCCGCGTGCCCCGCGCCGGCCCGGACCCGCAGCTCCTAGGGGACCGGCGGGTGCTGCAGAACCTGCTGAGCCAGGAGGAGCGTTACAGCCCCCGCGCTTACTACTTCCAGTGCGTGCAGCAGGAGATAAAGCCCTACATGCGGAAAATGCTGGCTTTCTGGATGCTGGAG GTGTGCGAGGAGCAGAAGTGTGAAGAAGAGGTCTTCCCCTTGGCCATGAATTACGTGGATCGCTACCTGTCGTCAGTGCGCATACGGAGAAATCAGCTGCAGCTTCTGGGAGCAGTCTGCATGCTCCTGGCTTCCAAGTTGCGAGAAACCATGCCTCTGACTGTAGAGAAACTCTGCTTTTACACAGACAACTCCATCACgcctcagcagctcctg GACTGGGAAGTTCTAGTCTTGGAGAAGCTAAAGTGGGACCTGGTCTCGGTGACGGCAAATGATTTCTTGCTTCACATCCTCCATCGCCTCCTGCTGCCTAAGGACaagatggagctggtgaagaAACACGCACAGACCTTTATTGCCCTGTGTGCCACAG AATACACGTTCGTCATGTACCCCCCATCCATGATCGCGACAGGCAGTATCGGAGCTGCGATCCACGGCCTGACCATCTCCATCAACAGTTTCACCGGAGAGGCAATCACGGAGCTGCTGGCCAGCATCACCGGCACGGAGGTG GACTGCTTGAAAGCCTGTCAGGAGCAGATTGAGGCCACCTTAGCCGAGAGCCTAAAACAGGCATCCCAAACCCAACCAGAATACAGCACCACCAAGACTGCTGCTTACCCGGCCAGCCAGCCCACCAGCACCCCGACAGACGTCACGGACATCGACCTGTGA
- the MED20 gene encoding mediator of RNA polymerase II transcription subunit 20 isoform X2: MYVMHNSEYPLSCFALFENGPCLIADTNFDILMVKLKGFFQNAKANKIESRGTRYQYCDFLVKVGTVTMGPNVRGLSVEVEYCPCVIANDCWNLLMEFMQSFMGSHTPGIPSVFGTKHDSIYSPADTMVQYMELFNKIRKQQQVPVAGIR, translated from the exons ATGTACGTGATGCACAACTCCGAATATCCCCTCAGCTGCTTCGCTCTCTTTGAAAATGGCCCCTGCCTCATAGCGGACACCAACTTTGATATCCTTATGGTGAAGTTGAAAGGCTTCTTCCAGAACGCCAAGGCTAACAAGATCGAGAGCCGGGGCACTCGCTACCAGTACTGCGACTTCTTGGTGAAGGTGGGCACGGTTACGATGGGGCCCAATGTCCGAGGGCTGTCTGTGGAG GTGGAATACTGCCCCTGCGTGATAGCCAACGACTGCTGGAACCTGCTCATGGAGTTCATGCAGAGCTTCATGGGAAGCCACACGCCCGGCATCCCATCTGTGTTTGGCACCAAGCACGACAGCATCTACAGCCCCGCGGACACGATGGTCCAGTACATGGAGCTGTTCAACAAGATCCgcaagcagcagcaggtgccTGTAGCAGGGATCAGATGA
- the MED20 gene encoding mediator of RNA polymerase II transcription subunit 20 isoform X1 — MGVTCVSQVPVAEGKSVQQTVEILTRKLELLGAEKQGTFCVDCETYHTAASTISSQGQTGKLMYVMHNSEYPLSCFALFENGPCLIADTNFDILMVKLKGFFQNAKANKIESRGTRYQYCDFLVKVGTVTMGPNVRGLSVEVEYCPCVIANDCWNLLMEFMQSFMGSHTPGIPSVFGTKHDSIYSPADTMVQYMELFNKIRKQQQVPVAGIR; from the exons ATGGGTGTCACCTG CGTGTCACAGGTGCCGGTGGCGGAGGGGAAGAGCGTGCAGCAGACAGTGGAGATCCTGACACggaagctggagctgctgggagccGAGAAGCAGGGCACCTTCTGCGTGGACTGTGAGACCTACCACACGGCTGCTTCCACCATCAGCAGCCAAG GGCAGACAGGGAAGCTGATGTACGTGATGCACAACTCCGAATATCCCCTCAGCTGCTTCGCTCTCTTTGAAAATGGCCCCTGCCTCATAGCGGACACCAACTTTGATATCCTTATGGTGAAGTTGAAAGGCTTCTTCCAGAACGCCAAGGCTAACAAGATCGAGAGCCGGGGCACTCGCTACCAGTACTGCGACTTCTTGGTGAAGGTGGGCACGGTTACGATGGGGCCCAATGTCCGAGGGCTGTCTGTGGAG GTGGAATACTGCCCCTGCGTGATAGCCAACGACTGCTGGAACCTGCTCATGGAGTTCATGCAGAGCTTCATGGGAAGCCACACGCCCGGCATCCCATCTGTGTTTGGCACCAAGCACGACAGCATCTACAGCCCCGCGGACACGATGGTCCAGTACATGGAGCTGTTCAACAAGATCCgcaagcagcagcaggtgccTGTAGCAGGGATCAGATGA
- the BYSL gene encoding bystin gives MPKARRARGSGPSPGPALPLAEQILQDAAPRATARGKRRGGAEEEGDGGDGYVDARLSRRILEQARRQQEELEAEHGPGGPGQRSTALGPSADSEEEDEEWPSLEKAAEKAQRGEAGGEVEVDPEDEKAIEMFMNKNPPLRRTLADIIMEKITEKQTEVETALSEISGRPMPQLDPRVLEVYRGVREVLSKYRSGKLPKAFKIIPALSNWEQILYITEPEAWTAAAMYQATRIFSSNLKERMAQRFYNLVLLPRVRDDIAEYKRLNFHLYMALKKALFKPAAWFKGILIPLCESGTCTLREAIIIGSILSKCSIPVLHSSAAMLKIAEMQYSGANSIFLRLLIDKKYALPFRVVDALVFHFLAFRADQRDLPVLWHQCFLAFAQRYKEDLSSEQKEALLELLKFHSHPQISPEIRRELVNSKTRDVEGQEPVAMEWAGKSCSLPGSQDAAGCCLEPGA, from the exons ATGCCCAAGGCCCGGCGGGCACGGGGCTCCGGccccagccccggccccgcgctgCCGCTGGCCGAGCAGATCCTGCAGGACGCGGCCCCTCGGGCTACGGCGCGGGGGAAGCGGCGCGGCGGcgcggaggaggagggggatggCGGCGACGGCTACGTGGACGCGCGGCTATCGCGGCGCATCCTGGAGCAGGCGCGGAGGCAgcaagaggagctggaggccGAGCACGGACCCGGAGGGCCCGGCCAGCGCAGCACCGCTCTGG GCCCCAGCGCGGACtcggaggaggaggatgaggagtgGCCCTCACTGGAGAAAGCAGCGGAGAAAGCACAGAGAGGAGAGGCTGGTGGAGAAGTGGAGGTGGATCCCGAGGATGAGAAAGCCATCGAGATGTTCATGAACAAGAACCCACCGCTGAG GCGCACGCTGGCCGACATCATCATGGAGAAGATCACGGAGAAGCAGACGGAGGTGGAGACGGCGCTGTCGGAGATATCAGGACGCCCCATGCCGCAGCTCGATCCCCGTGTCCTGGAGGTTTACCGGGGGGTCAGGGAG GTGCTGTCCAAGTACAGGAGCGGGAAACTCCCCAAGGCATTTAAAATCATTCCTGCCTTGTCCAACTGGGAGCAGATCCTCTACATCACAGAGCCGGAGGCGTGGACGGCCGCGGCCATGTACCAAGCCACCAG GATCTTCTCATCCAACCTGAAAGAGAGGATGGCCCAGCGGTTCTACAACCTGGTGCTGCTGCCACGGGTCCGGGATGACATCGCCGAGTACAAGCGCCTCAACTTTCATCTCTACATGGCTTTGAAGAAGGCTCTGTTCAAGCCGGCAGCCTGGTTCAAAG GGATCCTCATTCCGCTCTGCGAGTCGGGAACCTGCACGCTGCGGGAGGCCATCATCATCGGCAGCATCCTCTCCAAGtgctccatccctgtcctccaCTCCAG CGCGGCCATGCTGAAGATCGCTGAGATGCAGTACAGCGGCGCCAACAGCATCTTCCTCCGGCTGCTCATCGACAAGAAGTATGCGCTGCCTTTCCGTGTGGTGGATGCCCTTGTCTTCCACTTCCTCGCTTTCCGCGCAGACCAGCGGGACCTGCCCGTGCTGTGGCACCAGTGCTTCCTGGCCTTCGCCCAGCGCTACAAGGAGGATCTCTCCTCGGAGCAGAAGGAGGCGTTGCTTGAGCTGCTCAAGTTCCACAGCCACCCGCAGATCTCCCCGGAGATCCGGAGGGAGCTGGTGAACTCCAAGACGCGGGATGTGGAGGGACAAGAGCCTGTGGCCATGGAGTGGGCAGGGAAAAGCTGCAGCCTGCCCGGCTCTCAGGATGCTGCTGGATGCTGTTTGGAGCCTGGTGCATGA